TTACCACGATAGCGAATCTGTATCGAACCCCAGTCGGGTTGATGGGTGATCAGACAGTTGGATTTCAACAGATGGCTGACCAGCGTTTCTTCGACAATTGGGCTTTCTTCTGCCGACGGCGTCGCATCTGGTGAGGCTGAGGCCAGATGATCCGCGTTGAACGCGTAGCTGTCGATACGGATATCCTGATCGTCGATGCATTCCCCCTCAAACCGGGCTATCTGCTGACCTTCCAGCTCGCTGAGTCTGAATAACGCGACGCTGACCTGGCCCTGGGCGCATTGACCAAGATCCTTGATCAATGTGGTGCGAACCGCCTCCCAACTCTCAAACCGGGTTTGGTTAAAACTGTTGAGATAAAGTTTGAAGCTTTTAGACTCGATCAGGTTCAGGCTATTCGCGTCCAGACGCATTTCACCCACGGCCACCTGGGGTACGCCGTTTGGCTTGAGCCAGGAAAGCTCGTAGAGCGTCCAAATGTCGGCGCCGTGGAACGGCAGACTATCCGGGGAAATACCCAGAGGTTCACGATTGAGACTGCGCGGCACCGGTTGTAATAGTTTTGCATCGTAACGATCGTGATAAGGTGTGGGCTTCCCCAGCGTCAGTCCGCTCAAGGCCTGATGCTTATCGATAGACATATTGTCACCTGCTGTAAAACCTATCATGGTGA
This is a stretch of genomic DNA from Brenneria rubrifaciens. It encodes these proteins:
- the queF gene encoding NADPH-dependent 7-cyano-7-deazaguanine reductase QueF (Catalyzes the NADPH-dependent reduction of 7-cyano-7-deazaguanine (preQ0) to 7-aminomethyl-7-deazaguanine (preQ1) in queuosine biosynthesis), yielding MSIDKHQALSGLTLGKPTPYHDRYDAKLLQPVPRSLNREPLGISPDSLPFHGADIWTLYELSWLKPNGVPQVAVGEMRLDANSLNLIESKSFKLYLNSFNQTRFESWEAVRTTLIKDLGQCAQGQVSVALFRLSELEGQQIARFEGECIDDQDIRIDSYAFNADHLASASPDATPSAEESPIVEETLVSHLLKSNCLITHQPDWGSIQIRYRGKRINREALLRYIVSFRHHNEFHEQCVERVFNDLMRYCQPQALSVYARYTRRGGLDINPWRSNATFNPSNVRLPRQ